A portion of the Blautia hansenii DSM 20583 genome contains these proteins:
- a CDS encoding DUF3784 domain-containing protein encodes MKLADLSTGPDWVVYVGFIIFAVLSIVLISGHGSWLISGYNTASKEEKAKYNEKKLCRTMGIGMSVIAILLLIMGVFENILPAFFVYIALGIILADVVIIIVLGNTICRR; translated from the coding sequence ATGAAACTGGCAGACTTATCAACTGGACCAGACTGGGTAGTATATGTTGGATTTATAATATTTGCTGTACTTTCCATAGTTTTGATTTCTGGACATGGAAGTTGGTTAATTTCCGGATATAATACAGCTTCAAAAGAAGAAAAGGCAAAATATAATGAAAAAAAGCTATGCAGAACAATGGGAATTGGAATGTCTGTTATAGCAATTCTTCTATTAATTATGGGGGTGTTTGAAAATATTTTACCGGCATTTTTTGTGTATATTGCATTGGGTATTATTTTAGCTGATGTTGTGATAATTATTGTCTTGGGAAATACAATATGTAGAAGGTGA